A section of the Lujinxingia sediminis genome encodes:
- a CDS encoding zinc-dependent peptidase, which produces MFGLFKRFRRNALLKEPLPSSWQQALGDALPFLETLNTGERLGLESHLKILMKQKHWVGAGGFELHDDIRLTIAIQGARMARALPLDAFERLSEFVVYGEDFTRPDDAFGGPIHGEAHPFGTVVLSWPACQEGLAYPCSGFNPILHELAHVLDVSSGYFDGTPLLHRGEDYEPWARVFQHYFDALRQNPEQAFLDLYGAEDEAEFFAVATEAFFELPDGLLDEAPDLYEELRRFYRLKPHIIPCSCTSHEPDEDDPDAEPDEVGRPLFGPGDPLDFL; this is translated from the coding sequence ATGTTCGGCCTCTTCAAACGCTTTCGACGCAACGCCCTGCTCAAAGAGCCGCTGCCCTCCTCCTGGCAGCAGGCCCTGGGCGACGCGCTGCCCTTTCTCGAAACGCTCAACACCGGGGAGCGCCTGGGCCTGGAATCGCACCTGAAGATCCTCATGAAACAAAAACACTGGGTCGGTGCCGGCGGCTTTGAACTCCACGATGACATCCGCCTGACCATCGCCATCCAGGGCGCGCGTATGGCCCGCGCTCTGCCTCTGGATGCCTTTGAGCGCCTCAGCGAATTCGTCGTGTACGGCGAAGACTTCACGCGCCCCGATGATGCCTTCGGCGGCCCGATCCATGGCGAGGCCCATCCCTTTGGCACCGTCGTGCTGAGTTGGCCGGCCTGCCAGGAAGGCCTGGCTTACCCCTGCAGCGGTTTTAACCCCATCCTCCACGAGCTCGCCCACGTGCTCGATGTCTCCAGCGGCTATTTTGACGGCACCCCGCTTTTGCATCGCGGGGAGGATTATGAACCCTGGGCCCGCGTCTTCCAGCACTATTTTGACGCGCTGCGACAGAACCCCGAACAGGCCTTTCTCGACCTCTACGGCGCCGAGGATGAAGCGGAGTTCTTTGCCGTGGCCACCGAGGCCTTCTTCGAGCTGCCGGATGGGCTCCTCGATGAAGCCCCCGATCTCTACGAGGAGCTCCGGCGTTTCTACCGCCTCAAACCGCATATCATCCCGTGCAGCTGCACATCCCACGAGCCCGACGAAGACGATCCCGATGCCGAACCCGATGAGGTTGGCCGACCCCTCTTTGGACCCGGCGACCCCCTGGATTTTCTCTAA
- a CDS encoding TetR/AcrR family transcriptional regulator has translation MSTRRLPAAERKQQILMCAIRVFARSTYHGATTKRIAEEAEVTEALLYRYYSSKRELFIDAIDHTSGKLARGLERALAEHYEHPVEAIVSCMEFYARLLQSSEDLARMIFLVLAELDEPDVRAVYLPYQERVVGLLTENITRWQDAGIVDPRINAFDTAWLFYGTYMILALARQSHGRVRVSPRHAVGLMRPFLSEDGERRLDELSHTRPQLRALAEASEVDDTTGSPA, from the coding sequence GTGTCCACCCGTCGACTTCCCGCTGCCGAGCGCAAGCAACAGATCTTGATGTGCGCCATTCGCGTCTTTGCCCGCTCGACCTACCACGGTGCCACGACCAAACGCATCGCGGAGGAGGCCGAGGTCACCGAGGCGCTGCTCTACCGCTACTACAGCAGCAAGCGTGAGCTCTTTATCGATGCCATCGATCATACCTCCGGCAAGCTCGCCAGGGGGCTGGAGCGCGCGCTGGCCGAACACTACGAGCATCCGGTGGAGGCCATCGTCAGCTGCATGGAGTTCTATGCTCGCCTTCTGCAGAGCTCGGAGGACCTCGCCAGAATGATCTTTCTGGTGCTCGCGGAGCTCGATGAGCCCGATGTGCGTGCGGTCTATCTGCCCTATCAGGAGCGCGTCGTCGGGCTGCTCACCGAGAATATCACCCGCTGGCAGGACGCCGGGATTGTCGACCCGCGTATCAACGCCTTTGATACGGCGTGGCTCTTCTACGGCACCTACATGATCCTGGCGCTGGCCCGGCAATCCCACGGCCGCGTGCGCGTCAGCCCCCGTCATGCTGTGGGGCTGATGCGTCCCTTTTTGAGCGAGGATGGGGAGCGACGCCTTGATGAGCTCAGCCACACCCGGCCGCAACTCCGCGCGTTGGCCGAGGCCTCCGAGGTGGATGACACCACCGGATCGCCCGCATAA
- the speB gene encoding agmatinase — protein sequence MTFVDKPYGQFLGSAHSFEAASNILFGIPMDFTCCFRAGTRLGPREIRYFADNLEDYSVEQRRSLAEDTFFDAGDLDLPFGNPAACLDVIEEAVDHILNAGKRPVAMGGEHLVSAGIVRAIARHFPDAVILHVDAHFDLRHTYADQELSHATALRLCWNALDMSPTDQPPRLVQIGVRSGPAEEAEFAHQHIPQILTESTSELISELEKLRDLWGARPVYCTFDIDAVDPAYAPGTGTPEPGGLSSHQALAIARFLPTFENLVGFDLVETSPPLDHAGITSALAAKMIREFMIATQV from the coding sequence ATGACCTTTGTCGACAAACCCTACGGACAGTTTCTGGGCTCGGCCCACAGCTTTGAAGCCGCTTCCAACATCCTCTTTGGCATCCCCATGGATTTTACCTGCTGCTTTCGGGCCGGTACTCGTCTGGGGCCGCGCGAGATCCGCTACTTTGCCGACAACCTCGAAGACTACTCCGTCGAGCAGCGCCGCTCCCTGGCCGAAGACACCTTCTTTGATGCGGGCGATCTCGACCTTCCCTTTGGCAACCCGGCAGCCTGCCTCGACGTCATCGAAGAAGCCGTTGACCATATCCTCAACGCCGGTAAACGCCCGGTGGCCATGGGCGGCGAACACCTGGTAAGCGCCGGCATCGTGCGCGCCATCGCCAGACACTTCCCCGACGCGGTGATTCTGCACGTCGATGCCCACTTCGATCTTCGACACACCTACGCCGATCAGGAGCTCAGCCACGCCACCGCCCTGCGCCTCTGCTGGAATGCGCTGGACATGAGCCCCACCGACCAGCCCCCGCGTCTGGTGCAGATCGGCGTGCGCAGCGGCCCGGCCGAAGAAGCGGAGTTCGCCCACCAGCACATCCCCCAGATCCTCACCGAGTCGACCTCCGAGCTCATCAGCGAGCTCGAAAAACTGCGCGACCTCTGGGGGGCCCGCCCCGTCTATTGCACCTTCGACATCGACGCCGTCGACCCGGCCTACGCCCCGGGCACCGGCACCCCGGAGCCCGGGGGCTTGAGCAGCCACCAGGCCCTGGCCATCGCGCGTTTTCTGCCCACGTTTGAAAACCTCGTCGGCTTCGATCTGGTCGAAACCAGCCCCCCCCTTGACCACGCCGGCATCACCTCGGCGCTGGCCGCCAAGATGATCCGCGAGTTCATGATCGCCACCCAGGTTTAA
- the gap gene encoding type I glyceraldehyde-3-phosphate dehydrogenase, whose product MTTKIAINGFGRIGRCVGRIALADPDVELVAVNDLTSPEQLAVLFKYDSVHGTYPGTVEAVEGGIRIDGKLLKVTSLRDPAELPWGELGVDMVIESTGVFRKREQAAKHLDAGAKRVLISAPGKGVDLSLCMGVNNDDFNPDMKIVDVASCTTNCLAPVAKVLDEVFGIELGLMTTVHSYTNDQVILDTPHPSDLRRARAAAVNMIPTTTGAAIAVTKVLPQLKGKLDGMAIRVPTPNVSCIDLTVRLGKKADVDSVNKALREAAEGPLKGILGFSDEPLVSSDYIGNPNSSIVDGLSTMALGDDFIKVISWYDNEWGFSNRMVDVAKFIAKKTA is encoded by the coding sequence ATGACGACGAAGATCGCGATTAATGGTTTTGGACGCATTGGACGTTGTGTGGGGCGCATTGCGCTGGCTGACCCGGATGTCGAGCTGGTCGCCGTCAACGACCTGACCAGCCCGGAGCAGCTGGCGGTGCTCTTCAAATACGACTCGGTCCACGGCACCTACCCCGGCACCGTGGAAGCCGTGGAGGGTGGCATCCGCATCGATGGCAAGCTGCTCAAGGTCACCTCGCTGCGCGATCCGGCGGAGCTTCCCTGGGGTGAGCTCGGCGTCGATATGGTCATTGAGAGCACCGGCGTCTTCCGCAAGCGCGAGCAGGCTGCCAAGCATCTGGATGCCGGCGCCAAACGCGTGCTGATCTCGGCACCGGGCAAAGGCGTTGACCTCTCGCTCTGCATGGGCGTGAACAACGACGACTTCAACCCCGACATGAAGATCGTGGACGTGGCCAGCTGCACCACCAACTGCCTGGCTCCGGTGGCCAAAGTCCTCGACGAAGTCTTCGGCATTGAGCTTGGTCTGATGACCACTGTGCACTCCTACACCAACGACCAGGTGATCCTGGACACCCCTCACCCCTCCGACCTCCGTCGGGCGCGTGCGGCGGCCGTCAACATGATCCCCACCACCACCGGCGCGGCCATCGCCGTGACCAAGGTCCTCCCCCAGCTCAAGGGCAAGCTCGATGGCATGGCCATTCGCGTGCCCACCCCCAACGTCTCCTGCATTGACCTGACCGTGCGTCTTGGCAAAAAGGCCGACGTCGACTCGGTCAACAAGGCGCTGCGCGAGGCGGCCGAAGGCCCGCTCAAAGGCATCCTGGGCTTCTCCGACGAGCCGCTCGTCTCCTCGGACTACATCGGCAACCCCAACTCCTCGATTGTTGATGGCCTCTCCACGATGGCGCTCGGCGACGACTTCATCAAAGTCATCTCCTGGTACGACAACGAGTGGGGCTTCTCCAACCGCATGGTCGATGTGGCGAAATTCATCGCCAAAAAGACCGCGTAA
- a CDS encoding DUF4241 domain-containing protein, giving the protein MRFHAFRDFEDGTIIDGLGFDIVVHRRSVGTINLPSGQLIACDPLHALDTEPFALNLEPGQYPVHLLVAELRDERRNAYAVVRVGEGPVRRWEPAEMSLPAANSDQPDAPRPSLLDTLDEDPGYPVDSSLGAFMDATTAGALIDYHQIVMPEDNDFERLLLARLRKRRRSGAGYGTLDLRRDLKLPMPEGLNLIAFDAGFGPGHYPTYVGLGDEGQVISVVTDFQVLDLRFPSFPLPAATSLDEFE; this is encoded by the coding sequence ATGCGCTTTCACGCCTTTCGCGACTTCGAAGACGGCACCATCATCGATGGGCTGGGCTTCGACATCGTCGTGCATCGCCGCTCGGTGGGCACGATCAACCTCCCCTCCGGCCAGCTCATCGCCTGCGACCCGCTGCACGCCCTGGATACCGAGCCCTTCGCGCTGAACCTGGAGCCGGGGCAGTATCCGGTGCACCTTCTGGTGGCGGAGCTGCGCGACGAGCGCCGCAACGCCTACGCCGTGGTGCGCGTCGGCGAGGGCCCGGTGCGACGCTGGGAGCCAGCCGAGATGAGCCTGCCGGCGGCCAACTCCGACCAACCCGACGCCCCCCGCCCCTCCCTGCTCGATACCCTCGATGAAGATCCGGGCTACCCGGTCGACTCCTCGCTGGGCGCTTTTATGGACGCCACCACCGCCGGCGCGCTGATCGACTACCACCAGATCGTGATGCCCGAAGACAACGACTTTGAGCGTCTCCTGCTCGCACGCCTGCGCAAGCGCCGCCGCTCCGGCGCAGGCTACGGCACCCTGGACCTGCGCCGCGATCTCAAGCTCCCGATGCCCGAAGGCCTCAACCTCATCGCCTTCGATGCCGGCTTTGGCCCCGGTCACTACCCCACCTACGTGGGCCTGGGCGATGAGGGGCAGGTCATCAGCGTCGTGACCGACTTTCAAGTCCTCGACCTGCGCTTCCCCTCCTTTCCGCTGCCCGCGGCAACCTCCCTCGACGAGTTCGAGTAG
- a CDS encoding cytochrome P450 yields MTQPPTASPDPSSDASHHDDATEESPRPFEATPQPPSSMLLGHVPAFKRDMLKTLMESRARYGDRVRFRLLNREGFFVAHPDDLNHVLIRNNRNFVKTTRGYRAMRQLLGNGLVTSEGDFWLRQRRIAQPSFHQKRINGFAETMVNVAEKSVREWEARQAAARGGQAPVVGLSAEMTRITLDIVGFTLLSTELSSHSAKVSARLQFVLEEVTRRIRVPWSFPLSVPTPANMRVNRAIAGLDEVVEGIIARRRKGQDNPEDLLTMLMEARDEESGEGMSDAQLRDEVMTIFLAGYETTATALTWTFYMLSQHPEAEARLHAELDEVLEGGRLPTLADLPRLAWTRMVIEESMRLYPPVPMLARTSVEDDVIGGYQVPAGTFVILSPYVTHRHPDFWESPETFDPERFRDPKAERPRFAYFPFLGGPRQCIGKSFAMMEAQLVLATLASRFKLRCASDAPVKPNVTVTLGVKKDIPMRLVAR; encoded by the coding sequence ATGACGCAGCCTCCGACCGCCTCGCCAGACCCCTCGTCCGACGCGTCCCACCATGACGACGCCACCGAGGAGTCCCCCAGACCCTTTGAGGCCACCCCGCAGCCTCCGAGCTCGATGCTTCTGGGCCACGTCCCGGCTTTTAAGCGCGATATGCTCAAAACGCTCATGGAGAGTCGCGCGCGCTACGGCGATCGGGTGCGTTTTCGGCTGCTGAACAGGGAGGGGTTCTTCGTTGCGCATCCCGACGACCTCAACCACGTGCTGATTCGCAACAACCGCAATTTTGTAAAAACCACCCGGGGCTACCGCGCGATGCGTCAGCTGCTGGGCAACGGGCTTGTGACCAGCGAGGGGGATTTCTGGCTTCGGCAAAGGCGCATCGCCCAGCCCTCCTTTCACCAGAAGCGCATCAACGGCTTTGCCGAGACGATGGTCAACGTCGCCGAAAAGAGCGTCCGGGAGTGGGAGGCTCGTCAGGCCGCCGCCCGGGGTGGCCAGGCCCCGGTGGTGGGCTTAAGTGCGGAGATGACCCGCATCACCCTCGATATTGTCGGCTTCACCCTTCTGAGCACCGAGCTCTCCAGCCACAGCGCGAAGGTCTCCGCCCGGCTTCAGTTTGTGCTCGAAGAGGTTACCCGGCGCATTCGCGTGCCCTGGTCCTTTCCGCTGAGCGTGCCCACGCCGGCGAATATGCGGGTCAACCGCGCCATCGCCGGACTCGATGAGGTGGTCGAAGGCATCATCGCCCGGCGACGCAAAGGCCAGGACAACCCCGAAGACTTGCTCACCATGCTCATGGAAGCCCGCGATGAGGAGAGCGGCGAGGGCATGTCGGATGCGCAGCTTCGGGATGAGGTGATGACGATCTTTCTGGCCGGGTATGAGACGACGGCCACCGCGTTGACGTGGACCTTTTATATGCTCTCGCAGCATCCCGAGGCCGAAGCCCGACTCCACGCCGAGCTCGACGAGGTTTTAGAAGGCGGACGACTCCCCACCCTGGCCGACCTTCCTCGCCTGGCATGGACGCGCATGGTCATTGAAGAGTCGATGCGCCTTTATCCGCCGGTGCCCATGCTGGCGCGCACCTCGGTTGAAGACGACGTGATCGGCGGCTATCAGGTCCCCGCAGGCACCTTTGTGATCCTCAGTCCCTACGTCACCCACCGCCACCCCGACTTCTGGGAGTCGCCCGAGACCTTTGATCCCGAACGTTTTCGCGACCCGAAAGCCGAGCGCCCCCGCTTTGCGTATTTCCCCTTTCTGGGCGGACCGCGTCAGTGCATCGGCAAGAGCTTTGCGATGATGGAGGCCCAGCTGGTGCTCGCCACGCTGGCCAGCCGCTTCAAACTTCGTTGCGCCAGCGATGCCCCGGTCAAACCCAACGTCACGGTCACGCTGGGCGTCAAAAAGGATATTCCGATGCGCCTTGTGGCGCGGTGA
- a CDS encoding aldehyde dehydrogenase family protein, with product METPARHSPSFETTDQLPEASIRRPCGEMIISYNPANQHAIGEVARTMGSQAAEVMARAGEAQRAWRRRPLVQRIEVADAVLGALMDWREDLLELGIEELGMTPLEMRRSWWRMMASVREVLDGAPILLGEEALKVGGGLFARRRERAVAQWRPRGVVACVAGSYDVLESAVVQGLAALVAGNTVVVAADERAPLLLSSVGNVIAQTIASPAVWTTVCGGDELAEEVVRRADAVVVQGSASRVRRVCGAAAEGLVPIWGDAPGADVAVVLNDADLVAAARAVVWGAMCGAGRRKAAIRRVWVQQSIAAVFTDQIVAEVLRLRQGMPGVEEVEVGPQADFGEVELLEELMDDAVERGAKLLVGGSRRRRCEGAFFEPTVISGVDETMQLWEAAVPGPIVALTVMRSPAEASMRCRDRGGPVRASIFSKSVSVAREVGMQFEAAVVGINEPVSDLPPGYGPREAACGGLRQLDAIEVLRASSRRAVMVESRPGFGRGLNLRGFADAERQQRLLDAWTALRFERGVTRRVTRIWNHLRPG from the coding sequence ATGGAAACACCCGCGCGACACAGCCCATCGTTTGAGACGACCGACCAGCTTCCCGAGGCGTCGATCAGGCGTCCTTGTGGGGAGATGATCATCAGCTACAACCCGGCCAATCAGCACGCCATCGGGGAGGTGGCGCGTACGATGGGGTCGCAGGCCGCCGAGGTGATGGCGCGTGCGGGGGAGGCGCAGCGGGCCTGGCGGCGGCGGCCTCTGGTGCAACGGATCGAGGTTGCCGACGCGGTGCTCGGGGCGCTGATGGATTGGCGGGAGGATCTTCTGGAGTTGGGAATCGAAGAGCTGGGGATGACGCCTCTGGAGATGCGTCGTTCCTGGTGGCGGATGATGGCGAGCGTAAGGGAGGTGCTCGATGGCGCGCCGATCCTTCTGGGTGAGGAGGCCTTGAAGGTAGGCGGGGGGCTTTTTGCTCGGCGTCGCGAGCGGGCGGTGGCGCAGTGGCGGCCGCGGGGGGTGGTGGCGTGTGTGGCGGGAAGTTACGATGTGCTTGAGAGCGCGGTGGTGCAGGGCCTGGCGGCGCTGGTGGCGGGCAATACGGTGGTGGTGGCGGCCGATGAGCGCGCGCCGCTTTTGCTGAGTTCGGTGGGTAATGTGATTGCGCAGACGATCGCATCGCCCGCGGTGTGGACGACGGTCTGCGGCGGCGACGAGCTGGCCGAGGAGGTTGTGCGGCGCGCCGATGCGGTGGTGGTCCAGGGCTCGGCCAGTCGGGTACGGCGAGTGTGCGGGGCGGCGGCCGAGGGGCTGGTTCCGATCTGGGGAGATGCGCCGGGAGCGGATGTGGCAGTGGTGCTCAACGATGCTGATCTGGTCGCCGCAGCGCGAGCCGTGGTCTGGGGAGCGATGTGCGGGGCGGGTCGGCGAAAGGCGGCGATACGCAGGGTGTGGGTGCAGCAGTCGATCGCGGCGGTGTTCACCGATCAGATCGTCGCCGAGGTGCTTCGCCTGCGTCAGGGGATGCCCGGGGTTGAAGAGGTGGAGGTGGGGCCCCAGGCCGACTTCGGTGAGGTGGAGCTGCTCGAAGAGCTTATGGATGACGCGGTGGAGCGGGGGGCGAAGCTGCTGGTTGGCGGCTCGCGGCGCCGCCGCTGTGAGGGGGCGTTTTTTGAGCCGACAGTGATCAGCGGGGTCGATGAGACGATGCAGCTGTGGGAGGCGGCGGTACCCGGTCCGATTGTGGCGCTGACCGTGATGCGTTCGCCGGCCGAAGCGTCGATGCGTTGCCGCGATCGGGGAGGACCTGTGCGAGCGTCGATCTTTAGTAAAAGCGTCAGCGTTGCCCGGGAGGTGGGGATGCAGTTTGAGGCGGCGGTTGTGGGTATCAATGAGCCTGTGAGCGATCTTCCGCCGGGCTATGGTCCGCGTGAGGCGGCCTGCGGAGGGCTGCGGCAACTGGACGCGATCGAGGTGCTTCGCGCCTCTTCCCGACGCGCGGTGATGGTGGAGTCGAGGCCGGGGTTTGGCCGGGGGTTAAACCTGCGCGGTTTTGCAGATGCGGAGCGGCAACAGCGTTTGCTCGATGCCTGGACAGCGCTGCGATTTGAACGCGGCGTCACCCGGCGCGTCACCCGGATCTGGAATCACCTGCGGCCGGGATGA
- the tpiA gene encoding triose-phosphate isomerase: MRTPIVAGNWKMNLTQADALTLGRAIAEGAPTRGVTAIVAPVALHISALGEALASSPVLMASQNAHWAESGAYTGELAAPMLRELGVRYAILGHSERRQYFGEDDEGVNRKTRALLAQGLHPIVCFGESLEEREAGRTRDKVEFQVRAALAGLSADEARRVILAYEPIWAIGTGKTASPQQAQEVHAFLREVLQARFDRETAQTMPILYGGSVKPSNFAELLSQPDIDGGLVGGASLKAESFLELCQIAVQQAPAG; encoded by the coding sequence ATGCGTACGCCCATCGTCGCTGGAAACTGGAAGATGAACCTCACTCAGGCCGACGCCCTCACCCTGGGCCGCGCCATCGCCGAGGGAGCTCCCACCCGGGGGGTGACCGCCATCGTCGCCCCGGTCGCCCTGCACATCTCCGCACTGGGTGAGGCCCTGGCCTCCTCCCCCGTCCTGATGGCCAGCCAGAACGCCCACTGGGCCGAGTCCGGCGCCTACACTGGCGAGCTGGCCGCCCCGATGCTGCGCGAGCTCGGCGTGCGCTATGCCATCCTGGGCCACAGCGAGCGCCGCCAGTACTTCGGCGAAGACGACGAAGGCGTCAATCGCAAGACCCGCGCGCTTCTCGCTCAGGGCCTCCACCCCATCGTCTGTTTCGGCGAGTCGCTTGAGGAGCGCGAGGCCGGCCGCACCCGCGACAAGGTCGAGTTCCAGGTTCGCGCCGCACTCGCCGGACTCAGCGCCGACGAGGCGCGCCGCGTCATCCTGGCCTACGAGCCCATCTGGGCCATCGGCACCGGCAAGACCGCCTCGCCACAGCAGGCCCAGGAGGTCCACGCCTTCTTGCGTGAGGTGCTCCAGGCGCGTTTCGATCGCGAGACCGCCCAGACCATGCCCATCCTCTACGGCGGCAGCGTTAAACCGTCCAACTTTGCCGAGCTCCTCTCCCAGCCCGACATCGACGGCGGACTCGTCGGTGGCGCGAGCCTCAAGGCGGAGAGTTTTCTGGAGCTCTGCCAGATCGCCGTCCAGCAGGCCCCCGCCGGCTGA
- a CDS encoding phosphoglycerate kinase, whose translation MDTTGIKFVDELDLNEKRVLIRVDFNTPLHEGEVADDTRIRAALPTIVHCLEAGAKVILCSHLGRPKGKVNPTYTMEPVAARLAQLLDTDTLLYDVEVVFPEAVVGPDVAEIIADLKPRHQVMLLENLRFEPGEEAGDDAFAKELAELADFYVNDAFGAAHRAHASVYTINKYFDRNHKAAGLLMRAELQGLGRLLQRPEKPFVAVVGGAKVSDKLGVLMSLLDKVDEILIGGAMAYTFLAAQGIGVGESLVERDFINQATSIVNRAKAQGVKLRLPVDHRVAPNFEATQATVTDTSVVPGGTMGLDIGPRTAEEYGRAIARASTIFWNGPMGVFEKPAFAEGTFAVARAMAQAEGYTVVGGGDSLAAIEKAGLAGSIDHISTGGGASLELLEGKSLPGIDALRANYPID comes from the coding sequence ATGGACACCACCGGCATTAAATTCGTCGACGAGCTCGATCTCAACGAAAAACGCGTGCTGATTCGCGTCGATTTTAACACCCCGCTCCACGAGGGGGAGGTCGCCGATGACACGCGCATTCGCGCCGCGCTGCCCACGATCGTGCACTGCCTGGAGGCCGGCGCGAAGGTGATTCTATGCAGCCACCTGGGCCGCCCCAAAGGCAAGGTCAACCCCACTTACACGATGGAGCCGGTGGCTGCGCGCCTGGCTCAACTCCTCGACACCGACACCCTGCTCTACGACGTCGAGGTGGTCTTCCCCGAGGCGGTGGTCGGCCCGGATGTCGCCGAGATCATCGCTGACTTGAAGCCTCGCCATCAGGTGATGCTGCTTGAAAACCTGCGATTTGAACCCGGCGAAGAGGCCGGCGACGACGCGTTCGCCAAAGAGCTCGCCGAGCTCGCCGACTTCTACGTCAACGACGCCTTCGGCGCGGCGCATCGCGCACACGCCTCGGTGTACACGATCAACAAATACTTCGACCGCAACCATAAGGCCGCAGGCCTCTTGATGCGTGCGGAGTTGCAGGGACTCGGCCGACTGCTCCAGCGCCCCGAAAAACCCTTTGTCGCGGTGGTCGGCGGGGCCAAGGTCAGCGATAAGCTCGGCGTGTTGATGAGCTTGCTCGACAAAGTCGACGAGATCCTCATCGGCGGGGCGATGGCCTACACCTTCCTGGCCGCTCAGGGCATCGGCGTGGGCGAGTCGCTGGTCGAGCGCGACTTCATCAACCAGGCCACCTCGATCGTCAACCGCGCCAAAGCCCAGGGCGTGAAGCTGCGCCTGCCGGTCGACCACCGCGTCGCTCCGAACTTCGAGGCCACCCAGGCGACGGTGACCGACACTAGCGTGGTGCCCGGCGGCACGATGGGCCTGGATATCGGCCCGCGCACCGCCGAGGAGTACGGCCGCGCCATCGCCCGCGCCTCCACCATCTTCTGGAACGGCCCGATGGGTGTCTTTGAGAAGCCCGCCTTTGCCGAGGGCACCTTCGCTGTGGCCCGCGCCATGGCTCAGGCCGAGGGCTACACCGTGGTCGGTGGCGGAGACTCGCTGGCGGCGATCGAGAAGGCAGGCCTGGCCGGGTCCATCGACCATATCTCCACCGGCGGCGGCGCCAGCCTGGAGCTGCTTGAGGGCAAATCCCTCCCGGGTATCGACGCCCTGCGGGCGAACTACCCCATCGATTAA
- the lspA gene encoding signal peptidase II, whose amino-acid sequence MKKLRISNAALLALVLSTSVGCDQVTKIVAREHLEGVGRLSYLGDTFRLVLIENHGAFLGMGSEMPAGLRTAIFVGVVSLALIAFLVWIMRTPGLSRFSVVAAGLVIGGGIGNVIDRVLFEGGVTDFLNLGIGTLRTGIFNVADVWIMLGAAMMLVSRDTWAPDKAEGSEEDGPPESRDDAERALQT is encoded by the coding sequence ATGAAAAAACTACGAATCAGCAACGCCGCGCTCCTCGCGCTCGTCCTCTCCACGAGCGTGGGCTGCGATCAGGTCACCAAAATCGTGGCCCGCGAGCATCTTGAGGGCGTCGGACGCCTCTCCTACCTGGGCGACACTTTTCGCCTGGTGCTCATCGAGAACCACGGCGCCTTTCTGGGCATGGGCTCCGAGATGCCCGCTGGCCTGCGCACCGCCATCTTTGTGGGCGTGGTCAGCCTGGCGCTCATCGCCTTCCTGGTGTGGATCATGCGCACCCCGGGCCTCTCAAGATTCTCGGTGGTGGCCGCCGGCCTGGTCATCGGCGGGGGCATCGGTAACGTGATCGACCGCGTGCTCTTTGAGGGCGGCGTCACCGATTTTCTCAACCTGGGCATCGGCACCCTGCGCACCGGAATCTTCAACGTGGCCGACGTCTGGATCATGCTGGGCGCAGCCATGATGCTCGTCTCCCGCGACACCTGGGCCCCCGACAAGGCCGAAGGCTCCGAGGAGGATGGCCCTCCCGAGAGCAGAGACGATGCGGAGCGAGCGTTGCAGACCTGA